In Rahnella variigena, one DNA window encodes the following:
- a CDS encoding efflux transporter outer membrane subunit — protein sequence MPEHIKLITTRKFKKTHVIALSAIAVALAGCSVGPDYQKPNPVTPTAYNDMTQPKDKDGASIALPSEPNPLWWKAFNDPQLDSLITRAIAGNISLQQAVLRIAGAREQVKQAEGAWLPSVQGSAKMTRQQLGLKGILDSSGASQQLNELGPEASGAIDTATRPVNLYQGSFDASWELDLFGGTRRQVEAANAQTQSSIEQRNDALVSLQAEVARAYLQLRGAQSVTAAIQTQIDVAQQTLDLTQNRQQNGLSPQLDVENARAQLGSLRAQLPQYQAQERQAMNGLAVLLGQTPGSLDAELSAPKPMPALPAAVPVGVPSQLARRRPDVRKAEADLHAATANIGVSVAQLFPSISLTGQFGMRNTDVSYLDNWSSHFYSFGPQISLPIFQGGRLVSSVHLSRAQQANAALNYRQTVLTALQDVDNALVNYRTDQDQVSGLDQTTEALQTAFDLASDSYRQGLSTFINVLDAQRQLAQAHQQSAEAKVKTSTDLVSLYKALGGGWEPYQNVDLPTYTVFGPAATPDVKVQTTSGVTP from the coding sequence ATGCCGGAGCACATTAAGTTGATTACGACCCGGAAGTTTAAAAAGACTCATGTTATTGCCCTGTCGGCCATTGCGGTTGCACTGGCCGGTTGCTCCGTTGGCCCGGATTATCAGAAGCCAAACCCGGTGACGCCGACGGCGTACAACGATATGACGCAGCCGAAAGACAAAGACGGCGCATCGATTGCGCTGCCTTCTGAGCCGAACCCGTTGTGGTGGAAAGCGTTTAACGATCCGCAACTCGACAGTCTGATCACCCGCGCTATTGCCGGGAATATTTCCCTGCAACAGGCAGTATTGCGTATCGCCGGTGCCCGTGAGCAGGTGAAACAGGCTGAAGGCGCATGGCTGCCGTCAGTTCAGGGCAGCGCAAAAATGACGCGTCAGCAGCTCGGCCTGAAAGGTATTCTCGATTCCAGCGGCGCATCCCAGCAGCTCAACGAACTCGGTCCGGAAGCGTCCGGCGCCATTGATACCGCCACCCGACCTGTGAATTTATATCAGGGCAGTTTCGACGCCAGCTGGGAGCTGGATTTATTTGGCGGCACACGCCGTCAGGTCGAAGCCGCAAATGCGCAGACTCAGTCTTCTATCGAACAGCGCAACGATGCGCTGGTCTCGCTGCAAGCCGAAGTTGCCCGCGCTTATCTGCAACTGCGTGGCGCGCAAAGCGTGACGGCCGCCATACAGACGCAAATCGACGTGGCGCAGCAAACTTTAGATCTGACGCAAAACCGTCAGCAGAACGGGTTGTCGCCGCAATTAGATGTGGAGAATGCCCGTGCGCAGTTAGGTTCGCTGCGCGCTCAGCTGCCGCAATATCAGGCTCAGGAACGTCAGGCGATGAACGGATTGGCGGTTTTACTCGGTCAGACACCGGGTTCGCTGGATGCCGAACTTTCCGCGCCGAAACCGATGCCTGCCCTGCCCGCAGCCGTACCGGTCGGCGTGCCGTCACAGCTGGCACGCCGTCGCCCGGACGTGCGTAAAGCCGAAGCAGATTTACACGCAGCAACCGCCAATATCGGGGTTTCCGTCGCACAGCTATTCCCGAGTATTTCGCTGACCGGTCAGTTCGGTATGCGTAATACTGACGTGAGTTATCTCGATAACTGGAGCAGCCATTTCTACTCGTTTGGTCCGCAGATTTCCCTGCCGATTTTCCAGGGCGGACGTCTGGTGTCCAGCGTGCATCTTTCCCGTGCGCAACAGGCCAATGCAGCGCTGAATTACCGTCAGACCGTGCTGACGGCGTTGCAGGATGTCGATAATGCGCTGGTGAATTACCGCACCGATCAGGATCAGGTCAGCGGTTTAGATCAGACCACCGAAGCGTTGCAGACCGCTTTTGATCTGGCGAGCGACAGCTACCGTCAGGGGCTTTCGACCTTCATCAACGTGCTGGATGCCCAGCGCCAGCTGGCACAGGCGCATCAGCAATCCGCTGAAGCGAAAGTGAAAACCAGCACCGATCTGGTGTCATTGTATAAAGCGCTGGGCGGTGGCTGGGAACCGTACCAGAACGTTGATTTGCCGACCTATACCGTGTTTGGTCCGGCGGCGACGCCAGATGTGAAAGTACAAACCACGTCCGGCGTGACACCGTAA
- a CDS encoding DHA2 family efflux MFS transporter permease subunit: MNEDRSYWKPKANPWAVAAVVTIAVFMEILDTTIVNVALPHVAGSLSSSYDESTWVLTSYLVANGIVLPISAFLSRVMGRKTYFLICIGMFTVCSFLCGVATELWQMILFRILQGFFGGGLQPIQQSVLLDYFKPEDRGKAFGLSSIAIIVAPVVGPTLGGYITDNFSWRWVFLINIPVGIIALLAIYQLLEDPPWERKAKGKLSIDYIGIGLIALGLGCLQVMMDRGEDDDWFKSGFIVTFAVLAATGIVGAIYWLLYAKKPVVDLRCMKDKNFAVAGLLMAGMAMILYGSSVVIPQLAQQQLGYTATLSGLVMSPGAILIVLSIPLVLKLMPIVQTRYIIAFGFFLLAASFIYSATLTPDVDFTTLVMYRSAQSLGLGFLFVPLTTIAFITIPQRMNADAAALFTMFRNVAGSIGISLATAGVTERTQAHSAHMAHNMSPLNEQFNQAVSKSAEAIRDFAHIVGDPMQLATVRMYQEMISQSRILAYIDVFGYCAIVAVILIPFCFLLSPVKSEGNAGAH, encoded by the coding sequence ATGAATGAAGATCGCAGCTACTGGAAACCCAAGGCCAATCCGTGGGCAGTTGCCGCCGTTGTAACCATTGCGGTGTTCATGGAAATCCTGGACACCACCATCGTTAACGTGGCGCTGCCGCATGTCGCCGGATCGCTGTCTTCCAGTTATGACGAATCCACCTGGGTGCTGACGTCCTATCTGGTGGCGAACGGCATCGTGCTGCCGATTTCGGCGTTTCTCAGCCGCGTCATGGGGCGTAAAACTTACTTCCTGATTTGTATCGGCATGTTCACCGTCTGCTCCTTCCTGTGCGGGGTCGCCACCGAACTGTGGCAGATGATTCTGTTCCGCATCCTGCAAGGCTTTTTCGGCGGCGGTTTGCAGCCGATTCAGCAATCGGTTCTGCTTGATTACTTTAAGCCGGAAGATCGCGGTAAGGCGTTTGGTCTGTCTTCCATTGCCATCATCGTCGCGCCAGTTGTCGGCCCGACGCTGGGCGGTTACATCACCGATAACTTCAGCTGGCGCTGGGTGTTTCTGATCAACATTCCGGTGGGCATTATCGCCCTGCTGGCGATTTATCAGCTGCTGGAAGACCCACCGTGGGAACGTAAGGCCAAAGGCAAGCTCAGCATCGATTACATCGGTATCGGGCTGATTGCACTGGGCTTAGGGTGCCTGCAGGTCATGATGGACCGCGGTGAGGATGACGACTGGTTTAAGTCTGGCTTTATCGTGACGTTCGCTGTGCTGGCCGCTACCGGGATTGTCGGGGCGATTTACTGGCTGCTGTACGCCAAAAAGCCGGTGGTCGATTTGCGCTGTATGAAAGATAAAAACTTCGCAGTGGCCGGTTTGCTGATGGCCGGGATGGCGATGATTCTGTACGGCAGTTCGGTGGTTATTCCGCAACTCGCGCAGCAACAGCTGGGGTATACCGCCACGCTTTCCGGGCTGGTGATGTCGCCGGGCGCGATACTGATTGTGTTGTCGATACCGCTGGTGCTGAAACTGATGCCCATCGTGCAGACGCGTTACATCATTGCGTTTGGTTTCTTCCTGCTGGCCGCCTCGTTTATCTATTCGGCGACGCTGACGCCAGATGTCGATTTCACCACGCTGGTGATGTATCGCAGTGCGCAGTCCCTCGGCCTGGGTTTCCTGTTCGTACCGCTGACCACTATTGCGTTCATTACCATTCCGCAAAGGATGAATGCCGACGCAGCGGCGCTGTTTACCATGTTCCGTAACGTCGCGGGGTCGATTGGTATTTCGCTGGCAACCGCCGGTGTGACTGAGCGGACGCAGGCGCACAGCGCCCATATGGCGCACAACATGTCGCCGCTCAATGAACAGTTTAATCAGGCGGTCAGTAAAAGCGCTGAGGCTATTCGTGATTTTGCCCACATCGTCGGCGACCCGATGCAGCTGGCGACCGTGCGCATGTATCAGGAGATGATTTCGCAATCGCGCATTCTGGCCTACATCGATGTGTTCGGTTATTGCGCCATCGTCGCCGTTATTTTGATCCCGTTTTGTTTCCTGCTTTCGCCAGTTAAGAGCGAAGGTAATGCCGGAGCACATTAA
- a CDS encoding HlyD family secretion protein, whose product MTNEKNNQPSASEDAHSELDSSQVKSGEGYKQDTKDQKGSDKESDNDNQDNDEKRKGPGKKPLIILGIVVVVMVVVSLVWWLMTKDQISTDDAFTEGDAVTIAPKIAGYVTNLAVKDNQFVKKGDLLVEIDPRDATAQRDQAQAQLGLAVAQLHQAQAQYDLAKVQYPAQLAQAKAQQTRAEANLLNATADFRRQRGVDPRATTQQNIDTSNAQVRSATADLENAKAQVQVAAQVQLNIRQAETNVEARQQQVEQAKAQLETATLNLSYAQVRAPFDGYVTKRNVQVGTLVQAGTSLFSVVSKDIWIAANYKESQLERMRPGNKVEITVDAFPDIKLHGHVDSIQQGTGSRFSAFPAENATGNYVKIVQRVPVKIVIDSGLDENHHLPLGLSVEPTVTVE is encoded by the coding sequence ATGACAAACGAAAAAAATAACCAGCCTTCCGCGTCTGAAGACGCACACTCAGAACTCGATTCCAGCCAGGTCAAATCAGGAGAAGGTTACAAGCAAGACACCAAAGACCAGAAAGGGTCCGATAAAGAGTCCGATAACGATAATCAGGATAACGATGAAAAGCGCAAAGGTCCGGGCAAGAAGCCGCTGATCATCCTCGGAATTGTCGTGGTGGTGATGGTGGTCGTGTCACTGGTCTGGTGGCTGATGACCAAAGATCAGATAAGCACCGATGACGCCTTCACCGAAGGCGATGCCGTGACCATCGCGCCGAAAATCGCCGGTTATGTGACGAATCTGGCGGTGAAAGATAACCAGTTCGTCAAAAAAGGCGATCTGCTGGTAGAAATCGACCCGCGTGATGCCACCGCACAACGCGATCAGGCACAGGCGCAGCTCGGTCTGGCCGTCGCCCAGTTGCATCAGGCTCAGGCGCAGTACGACCTGGCGAAAGTGCAGTATCCGGCGCAGCTGGCGCAGGCTAAAGCTCAGCAAACCCGTGCGGAAGCCAATTTGCTGAATGCTACCGCTGATTTCCGCCGCCAGCGCGGTGTGGATCCACGTGCCACCACCCAACAAAATATTGATACGTCCAATGCGCAGGTGCGTTCTGCAACGGCCGATCTTGAAAATGCCAAAGCGCAGGTTCAGGTTGCCGCTCAGGTGCAGCTGAACATTCGTCAGGCTGAAACTAACGTTGAGGCACGCCAGCAACAGGTTGAGCAGGCAAAAGCTCAGCTGGAAACCGCGACGCTGAATCTTTCCTATGCGCAGGTTCGGGCACCGTTCGACGGCTATGTCACCAAACGTAATGTGCAGGTCGGCACGCTGGTTCAGGCCGGTACTTCTCTGTTCTCCGTGGTGTCGAAAGATATCTGGATCGCGGCGAACTATAAGGAATCGCAGCTCGAACGTATGCGTCCCGGCAACAAAGTGGAAATCACCGTTGATGCCTTCCCTGACATCAAACTTCACGGCCACGTTGACAGTATTCAGCAAGGCACCGGCTCGCGCTTCTCGGCCTTCCCGGCTGAAAATGCCACCGGTAACTATGTGAAAATCGTTCAGCGCGTGCCGGTGAAAATCGTCATCGACAGCGGGCTGGATGAAAATCATCACCTGCCGCTGGGTCTGTCAGTCGAACCGACGGTGACCGTCGAATGA
- a CDS encoding cation diffusion facilitator family transporter, producing the protein MSRPAPSYKGLTRIASLVSLCVALVLVCVKVWAWAATGSIALLTSAADGLVDVLASMVTLIGVRYAIRPADKGHRYGHGKAEAVAAFVQALLLGAAGLVLGGESIGRIINPEPLAQLGLGIWVIIGSSLAATGLVLMQTYVVKRTGSTAIAADRAHYVTDVAVNIAVLLALIFERYFGWTRSDSIGALLISFYMLWNARGMAADALKQLLDRELSADDRKRVKAAVLSVEGVRGVHDIRTRNGGDRVFVEFHVEVDGALTVDIGHDIGDAAEMAVSKLFKSADVTAHLEPDGIDDDRLDNLLH; encoded by the coding sequence ATGAGCCGTCCAGCACCGTCCTACAAAGGGCTGACACGTATTGCCTCGCTGGTTTCCCTATGTGTGGCGCTGGTTCTGGTCTGCGTAAAAGTCTGGGCATGGGCTGCCACCGGTTCGATTGCGTTGCTGACGTCAGCAGCCGACGGTCTGGTCGATGTGCTTGCGTCGATGGTGACGTTAATCGGTGTGCGTTACGCCATCCGGCCAGCAGATAAAGGCCATCGCTACGGGCACGGCAAAGCCGAAGCCGTTGCCGCCTTTGTTCAGGCTTTGCTGCTGGGTGCGGCGGGGCTGGTGTTGGGCGGTGAATCCATCGGCCGTATCATTAACCCGGAACCTCTGGCGCAGCTTGGTCTCGGGATTTGGGTCATCATCGGCAGCTCTCTGGCGGCCACCGGTTTAGTGCTGATGCAAACGTACGTGGTGAAACGCACCGGCTCGACGGCGATTGCTGCTGACCGCGCGCACTACGTGACGGATGTCGCGGTGAATATCGCTGTTCTTCTGGCGCTGATTTTCGAACGCTATTTCGGCTGGACGCGTTCCGACTCCATCGGCGCACTGCTGATTTCCTTCTACATGCTTTGGAACGCCCGCGGTATGGCGGCGGATGCGCTGAAACAACTGCTGGACAGGGAACTGAGTGCCGATGACCGTAAGCGCGTGAAAGCGGCAGTATTAAGTGTCGAAGGTGTACGCGGCGTGCATGACATTCGCACCCGCAACGGCGGCGACCGCGTATTTGTCGAGTTTCACGTTGAGGTTGATGGCGCACTGACGGTGGATATCGGCCACGATATCGGTGATGCCGCTGAAATGGCGGTAAGCAAACTGTTCAAGTCAGCGGATGTCACGGCACATCTGGAGCCGGACGGGATTGATGACGACAGACTGGATAATTTATTGCACTAA
- the phoA gene encoding alkaline phosphatase, whose protein sequence is MQQSVSLIARAVTAALLLSASAASLAAETDTLTDRAAKGVLTEPGGARRLSGDQTAALKASLSDKTVKNVILLIGDGMGDSEITSARNYAEGAGGYFKGIDALPLTGQYTHYSLDKKTQKPSYVTDSAASATAWTTGVKSYNGAIGVDVNGKDHQTILEIAKAAGKATGNVSTAELQDATPAAQIAHVTSRKCYGPEETAEKCASNALENGGRGSITEQLLQARSDVTLGGGRKSFSQLAKAGEFQGKSLKDQALAQGYVWVENAEQLSAITQADQKKPVLGLFSEGNMPVRWQGPKATYHGNIDKPAVTCEANPQRTADIPTLAAMTEKAIDLLKTNQNGFFLQVEGASIDKQDHAANPCGQFGETVDLDEAVQKALEFARQDGNTLVIVTADHAHSSQIIETDAKAPGLTQTLTTKDGAPMTISYGNSEDDSQGHTGTQLRIAAFGPHAGNVVGLTDQTDLFYTMRDAMAIK, encoded by the coding sequence ATGCAACAATCTGTATCTCTGATCGCCCGTGCAGTGACTGCCGCCCTGCTGCTTTCCGCCTCTGCCGCCTCCCTCGCCGCTGAAACTGACACGCTGACTGACCGCGCCGCGAAAGGCGTGCTGACAGAACCGGGTGGCGCACGCCGCCTGAGCGGTGATCAGACCGCCGCGCTGAAAGCATCGCTGTCCGACAAAACGGTGAAAAACGTCATTTTGCTGATTGGCGACGGCATGGGTGATTCTGAAATTACCTCTGCGCGTAACTATGCCGAAGGTGCAGGCGGCTATTTCAAAGGCATTGATGCCCTGCCGCTGACTGGCCAGTACACACATTATTCTCTGGACAAGAAAACGCAGAAACCGAGTTATGTGACTGACTCCGCCGCTTCCGCCACTGCCTGGACAACTGGCGTCAAAAGCTATAACGGTGCGATTGGCGTGGATGTAAACGGTAAGGATCACCAGACCATTCTCGAAATTGCCAAAGCGGCGGGTAAAGCCACCGGCAACGTTTCTACCGCTGAATTGCAGGATGCCACACCGGCAGCGCAAATCGCCCATGTCACCTCGCGCAAATGCTACGGCCCGGAAGAAACAGCAGAGAAATGCGCCAGCAACGCCCTGGAAAACGGCGGACGCGGTTCCATCACTGAACAATTGTTGCAGGCTCGTTCGGATGTCACGCTGGGCGGCGGCAGAAAGTCATTCAGTCAGCTGGCGAAAGCCGGTGAGTTCCAGGGGAAATCACTGAAAGACCAGGCGCTGGCGCAGGGTTATGTCTGGGTAGAGAACGCTGAACAGCTGAGCGCAATCACGCAGGCAGACCAGAAGAAACCGGTGCTGGGCCTGTTTTCCGAAGGCAACATGCCGGTTCGCTGGCAGGGGCCGAAAGCCACTTATCACGGTAATATAGATAAACCTGCCGTGACCTGTGAAGCCAATCCGCAACGCACCGCAGATATCCCGACGCTGGCGGCGATGACAGAAAAAGCCATCGACCTGCTGAAAACCAATCAGAACGGTTTCTTCCTGCAAGTTGAAGGCGCATCAATTGATAAGCAGGATCACGCCGCCAACCCATGCGGACAGTTTGGTGAAACGGTCGATCTGGATGAGGCCGTACAGAAAGCGCTGGAGTTCGCCCGTCAGGATGGCAACACGCTGGTTATCGTCACCGCCGACCACGCCCATTCCAGCCAAATAATCGAAACCGACGCCAAAGCACCGGGCCTGACGCAGACGCTGACCACCAAAGACGGCGCGCCGATGACCATCAGCTACGGCAACTCCGAAGATGATTCGCAGGGACATACCGGGACTCAACTGCGCATAGCCGCGTTCGGGCCGCATGCGGGGAATGTGGTCGGTCTGACAGATCAGACAGATTTGTTCTATACGATGCGGGATGCCATGGCGATCAAGTAA
- a CDS encoding L,D-transpeptidase family protein, with the protein MKMSIRAILTLVLAVAAYSQASFAVVYPLPANNGRLVGENITVTVPQGSSLPLEHFAAQYQMGLSNMLEANPGVDPFLPTPGTVLTIPQQLILPDTPHDGIVINSAEMRLYYYPKGTNTVVVLPIGIGELGKDTPMNWVTTVQRKKAGPTWTPTAKMHEEYAARGEFLPAVFPAGPDNPMGLYALYVGRLYAVHGTNANFGIGLRVSHGCVRLRDADIKWLYDNVPQGTRVQFINEPVKATIEPDGKRYIEIHNPLSSNQEEFDSQQPLPITLTGSASSVAMDPAVNQTVVQRAIEMRSGMPVQVN; encoded by the coding sequence ATGAAAATGAGCATTCGCGCAATCCTTACCCTGGTTTTGGCAGTTGCTGCATATAGCCAGGCGTCTTTTGCTGTGGTCTACCCTCTTCCGGCCAATAACGGTCGTCTGGTCGGTGAAAACATCACAGTCACTGTTCCTCAGGGCAGCAGCCTGCCACTGGAACATTTCGCAGCGCAATACCAGATGGGTTTGAGCAACATGCTCGAAGCCAACCCTGGCGTTGACCCGTTCCTGCCAACTCCTGGCACCGTGCTGACCATTCCTCAGCAACTGATCCTGCCGGATACTCCGCACGATGGCATCGTGATCAACAGTGCTGAAATGCGTTTGTATTACTACCCTAAAGGCACCAACACCGTAGTAGTTCTGCCAATCGGTATCGGTGAGTTGGGCAAAGACACCCCGATGAACTGGGTAACGACCGTTCAGCGTAAAAAAGCCGGCCCGACCTGGACGCCAACCGCGAAAATGCATGAAGAATATGCTGCACGTGGCGAATTCCTGCCAGCCGTCTTCCCTGCTGGTCCGGACAACCCGATGGGCCTGTACGCGCTGTACGTGGGTCGTCTGTATGCCGTTCACGGCACCAACGCCAACTTCGGTATTGGTCTGCGCGTGAGCCACGGTTGTGTGCGTCTGCGTGATGCTGACATCAAATGGTTGTACGACAACGTGCCGCAAGGTACTCGCGTTCAGTTCATCAACGAACCGGTGAAAGCCACCATTGAGCCAGACGGCAAACGTTACATTGAGATCCACAACCCGCTGTCCTCTAACCAGGAAGAGTTTGATTCCCAGCAACCGCTGCCAATCACTCTGACCGGCAGCGCAAGCAGCGTTGCGATGGATCCTGCGGTTAACCAGACTGTGGTTCAGCGCGCGATCGAGATGCGTTCCGGTATGCCGGTTCAGGTCAACTGA
- a CDS encoding DHA2 family efflux MFS transporter permease subunit has translation MSATLTPSATLSPADYPTSRKFLIFSIMAFGMFLALIDIQIVAASLNDVQAGLSAGPDEISWVQTSYLIAELVMIPFSAFLTQALSTRWLFSASAALFTLSSIGCGLSWNIESMIFFRALQGFTGGAMVPTVFATGFAMFQGKQQALIPAILGMVSVLAPTLGPTVGGVVTQLLDWRWIFFINILPGILVATGAVLFIHVDKADYSMLKRIDWVHLLSMAIALGCLEYVLEEGPRKNWFSDPQIQISAWFSLVAFVLFLERSFYSKNPIVRLTPFRDPTFTFACLFNLVVGFGLYASTYLTPVFLGRIRDFNSLEIGTTVFVVGVGQFFSTIIAARLINRVDRRLLIAVGLSGFALSLWLTTAVTTFWGSEQFFWPQVVRGLFIMLCIVPSVNMALTAFQGPELRYASGLFNLMRNLGGAIGIATVNTWLQDWTRVHAARFGESLGQYSDSAQEVIGSLAQRIGHLMPDTAQALLMAKGLFGAKVAAQSLTLAFNDIFQVMAWMFLAALIMVPFCRK, from the coding sequence ATGTCTGCCACTCTGACACCATCCGCAACGCTCTCGCCTGCGGATTACCCGACCTCACGCAAGTTTCTGATTTTCAGTATTATGGCGTTCGGCATGTTCCTGGCGCTGATCGACATTCAGATCGTCGCCGCCTCGTTAAACGATGTGCAGGCCGGGCTGTCTGCCGGACCCGATGAGATCAGCTGGGTACAAACGTCCTACCTGATCGCCGAACTGGTGATGATCCCTTTCTCAGCGTTTCTGACGCAGGCGCTTTCCACCCGCTGGCTGTTCAGTGCCTCTGCCGCCTTGTTCACGCTCAGCAGTATCGGTTGCGGATTGTCGTGGAATATTGAATCGATGATCTTCTTCCGCGCTTTGCAGGGCTTTACCGGCGGCGCGATGGTACCGACTGTTTTCGCCACCGGTTTTGCCATGTTTCAGGGTAAACAGCAGGCACTGATCCCGGCGATCCTTGGCATGGTCAGCGTGCTAGCGCCGACGCTCGGGCCGACGGTCGGCGGCGTGGTCACGCAGTTACTCGACTGGCGGTGGATTTTCTTCATCAACATCCTGCCCGGCATTCTGGTGGCGACCGGTGCGGTACTGTTCATTCATGTTGATAAGGCTGATTATTCGATGCTTAAACGCATTGACTGGGTGCATTTATTGTCGATGGCGATAGCCCTTGGCTGTCTGGAATACGTGCTGGAAGAAGGTCCGCGCAAGAACTGGTTCAGCGATCCACAGATCCAGATATCAGCCTGGTTCTCGCTGGTGGCTTTTGTCCTGTTCCTCGAACGCTCCTTTTATTCCAAAAACCCCATCGTGCGCCTGACGCCTTTTCGCGACCCAACGTTCACCTTCGCCTGTCTGTTCAATCTGGTAGTCGGGTTCGGGCTGTATGCCTCTACCTATCTGACCCCGGTGTTCCTTGGCCGCATCCGCGATTTCAACAGCCTGGAAATCGGGACGACGGTGTTTGTGGTCGGCGTCGGGCAGTTTTTCAGCACGATTATTGCCGCCAGATTAATCAACCGCGTTGACCGCCGGTTGCTGATCGCCGTGGGATTATCCGGTTTCGCACTGAGTCTGTGGCTGACCACGGCTGTCACCACATTCTGGGGATCGGAACAGTTTTTCTGGCCGCAGGTCGTGCGGGGATTATTTATCATGTTGTGCATCGTACCGAGCGTGAACATGGCGCTGACCGCGTTTCAGGGGCCGGAACTGCGTTACGCATCCGGTTTGTTTAACCTGATGCGCAATCTGGGTGGCGCGATTGGTATTGCTACCGTGAATACCTGGTTGCAGGACTGGACACGGGTACATGCTGCGCGTTTCGGTGAAAGTCTCGGACAATATAGCGACAGCGCGCAGGAAGTGATTGGTTCGCTGGCGCAAAGGATCGGTCATCTCATGCCCGACACCGCGCAGGCCTTACTGATGGCGAAAGGTTTGTTCGGCGCCAAAGTGGCCGCGCAGTCTCTTACCCTGGCCTTTAACGATATTTTTCAGGTGATGGCCTGGATGTTCCTGGCGGCCCTGATCATGGTGCCGTTTTGCCGTAAATGA
- a CDS encoding HlyD family secretion protein, with translation MNETTAGEGIAVPAKKSGKRSKRIFVVSGIALAVALGGAAWLLAAPASESTDDAYLTADATTVAPKVKGFVAKVLVRHNQQVHAGDKLVMIDSEEFTARLNAARGDLQDARAQVAQQQAALLSQQAQEQLALTQIDAARTAIRSSRAEQQHAEAEQQRYQSLAVSGATSRNDADRYKTTAVTAEQTSAHAAAMLDVAQNQAAVTHAKRAEIEAALALANAAVVKAQAAEDLAQQDLNHTTIFAAVDGVAGNRQVQVGDYVTPGQRLMTLVPEQGIYVTANFKETQTGRMQPGQRADVHVDALPGVTFRGEVDSLAPGSGSTFALLPFEPGTGNFTKIVQRVPVRIRLDAGQPDLAALRPGLSVDARVSLTDAVR, from the coding sequence ATGAATGAAACCACAGCAGGTGAAGGGATCGCGGTTCCGGCAAAAAAATCCGGTAAACGTTCAAAGCGGATCTTTGTGGTTAGCGGCATTGCGCTGGCTGTTGCCCTTGGCGGTGCTGCCTGGTTGCTGGCCGCGCCTGCATCGGAATCAACCGACGATGCCTATCTGACGGCTGATGCGACCACCGTCGCGCCAAAAGTGAAGGGGTTTGTGGCAAAGGTACTGGTGCGGCACAACCAGCAGGTTCATGCAGGGGATAAACTGGTCATGATCGACAGCGAGGAATTTACAGCACGCCTGAATGCGGCACGCGGCGATCTTCAAGATGCGCGGGCGCAGGTCGCCCAACAGCAGGCGGCATTGCTCAGCCAGCAGGCGCAGGAACAGCTGGCACTGACTCAGATTGACGCGGCACGCACGGCAATCCGTTCCTCCCGCGCCGAGCAGCAGCATGCCGAAGCCGAACAGCAGCGTTATCAGTCGCTGGCGGTCAGCGGCGCGACGTCACGTAATGATGCCGACCGCTATAAAACCACCGCCGTGACCGCTGAACAGACCTCGGCACACGCCGCTGCCATGCTGGATGTGGCGCAAAATCAGGCGGCAGTCACACATGCAAAACGCGCTGAGATTGAAGCCGCGCTGGCGCTGGCGAATGCGGCAGTCGTGAAAGCGCAGGCGGCGGAAGATCTGGCGCAACAGGATCTCAATCACACCACGATTTTTGCAGCCGTGGATGGCGTGGCGGGAAATCGTCAGGTGCAGGTGGGCGATTATGTCACGCCCGGTCAGCGGCTGATGACGCTGGTGCCGGAGCAGGGAATTTATGTGACAGCCAATTTTAAAGAGACGCAGACCGGCAGAATGCAACCGGGACAACGGGCGGATGTCCATGTCGATGCGCTGCCGGGTGTGACGTTTCGCGGTGAAGTCGACAGCCTCGCGCCGGGTTCCGGTTCGACATTTGCGCTGCTGCCGTTTGAGCCGGGCACCGGTAACTTCACCAAAATTGTTCAACGGGTGCCGGTGCGTATTCGTCTCGATGCCGGTCAGCCGGATTTAGCGGCGCTGCGTCCGGGATTATCGGTGGATGCCCGCGTTTCGTTAACCGATGCGGTCAGGTAA